The Candidatus Brocadiaceae bacterium genome contains the following window.
TCCCATGTCACCAACAACACGAAACACTAATTCCTCCACTTTTTTATTGTCCATTGCAATCTCCTCAATATTTCCATCATTATCTTTTTGCCCGTCGTTTTTCACCCTCTTTTCGAACTTCTTCACATGCCCGTTTTACAATTGGGTATTTCCCTGAAATAAACTGAAATAGCGCATCTACCATTTGGGGTCGTATAATGTAGTAACAACGAAGAGATCCGTCCTCATGGAAATCTACAATCTTAAGCTTGCGCAGCACTGAAAGATGTTGGGAAAGGTTAGACTGTTCAATGTCCAATAAGTCTTGTATATCAGTTACACATTTAGCACCTTTAGCCAGCTCTTCCAATATCAACAGTCTGGTGGAATGTCCCAGGAGCTTTAGAACCTCTGCCTTATCTCTTATGTCTAATTTATTCATTTGTTCTATCCATTTTATTTTATAAATTTCCTTTATTATCATATAATAATATTGTAATGTATTCAAATAAATTTTTGCTGCCAGATTTTTTCACATCCGGAATCGTCAATAAAGCAGTAAGTTTTATCCTGTAATGATCTGACAC
Protein-coding sequences here:
- a CDS encoding metalloregulator ArsR/SmtB family transcription factor, which translates into the protein MNKLDIRDKAEVLKLLGHSTRLLILEELAKGAKCVTDIQDLLDIEQSNLSQHLSVLRKLKIVDFHEDGSLRCYYIIRPQMVDALFQFISGKYPIVKRACEEVRKEGEKRRAKR